From Aliamphritea hakodatensis:
TGAACAGTCACTGCGCGCGTTACAGCAACTGGATGCCGGCGGGTTTTTCAGTGACTTTTACCGGGGCGAACCGTTGCCGACGTTGCAGCAGGTGATTCAGCTGGCAAAGCAGCACGGCGGCAAACTGTATATCGAACTGAAAGGGGCTAGCCCGGAAAAAGTTCTGGCGGCGGTGAATGCCGAGAGCTTTATTGAAGACTGCTTCTTCTGGAGTTTTTCCGCTGACAAGCTGCAACAGTTACGCCGTCTGAGCCCGCAGGCACGGATTATGGCCCGGGAGGAAGACTTCAGTGAGATCACTGCCGCACGGGACAGCATTAATGCCTGGGTGATTGAAGTGCTGGTGCGGGACGGTGTCGATCTGGCCGCACTGGCAGCGCAGGTGGAGGAAGCCGGCTGCCAACTGATGTTTTGTTATCAGGGGGATGATCCGGATGTTTTTACCCGACTGATTGACTTACGGCCGGCACTGATTAATCAGCGCCATCCGGAAATCTTTAAACAACAGTTATACCGTTATCTTTGTAAAGATACGTGATTTTAACAATACCGTTAAACAGGTAACAGGTTTATGTCTGACAAAGACAGTCACAACAAAAAGGTCACCTCCGTTGACGTGGCCCGCCTGGCGGGAGTTTCCCGCTCGGCGGTGTCACGTACTTTTACACCGAATGCGAGTGTCTCGGAAGAGACCCGTAATAAAGTGATGCAGGCGGCACAGGCACTGGGTTACCGGGTGAATAAACTGGCCAGCAGCCTGATCAATAACCGGTCAGATCTGGTGGGTATCATTGCCTCGAATATGGACAACCCGTTCCGCAGCCGGCAGGTGGAATATCTGGCGAAAACCTTACTGGCCAATAACCTGCGGCCGATCCTACTGCTGGTGGAAGGGGAAGAAGATCCTTCCCGGATCATTGGCATGCTGCTCGAATATAACGTCAGCGGTGTGATTGTCACCTCGGATACACCGCCCCAGAGCATCTGTGAAGAGTGTGTAACCCTGGGCGTCCCCATGGTGTTGGTCAATAAGGATCAGACCGATGCCATGGTCGACAGGGTACTGCTGGACAACCCCCGCTCCGGCAGGATTGCCGCTGAGACATTGTTTAATTCAGGGTGTCGCAAACTGGCGGTGGTAACTACCGTTAAGCCGTCTTACTCGCTGAGTGTGCGGGTGGGAGCGTTTACCGAGCGTTGCCGCAGTTTGGGGATTGAAACTGTTGAACGGTTTTCGGCGCCGGAACAGAGTTACGACGGCGGACGTCATGCGGCCGATTTGCTGATGGCTGCGGCCGAGCCGGCCGACGGGGTTTTCTGCGTCAGCGACTATATGGCCATGGGGTTTCTGGATCAGCTGCGCATAGCGCAGAAAATCGCCGTACCGCAGCAACTTAAGGTGATCAGTTGTGACGACATCCCGCAGGCGGGCTGGCCGGTGTATGACCTGTCTTCCATCCGGCAAGACCCGGAACAACTGGCCGAGCTGGTGGTGGAAGTGTTACTGGAACGCATCCATAACCCGGAATTACCGGCCGCCGTTAAAGTACTGGATGTCAGCCTGACAGCACGTAACAGCACAGCTAAATAATGAGAAAAATACATGAGTGACAGATATCAGGTAGCAAAGGACATTGCCATCGAAGCCGGGGCGCTGGCGCTGGAATACCAGCGCGGGCTTAGCAGTGGCGAACTGATGATTGAAGCCAAGGGTGTACAGGATTTCGTGACCGAAGCAGACCAGCGGACAGAAAAGCTGATCCGTAGCCGGTTGCAGGCAGCGTTTCCTGAAGACGGTTTTTTCGGTGAAGAATCAGACAGCGACCTGAAACCGGAACAGGGCTTCTGGGTGGTTGATCCAATTGATGGTACCTCCAACTTCATGCGTTACGTAGACCAGTGGGGCATATCCATTGCCTACGTCGCCGAAGGGCA
This genomic window contains:
- a CDS encoding LacI family DNA-binding transcriptional regulator — translated: MSDKDSHNKKVTSVDVARLAGVSRSAVSRTFTPNASVSEETRNKVMQAAQALGYRVNKLASSLINNRSDLVGIIASNMDNPFRSRQVEYLAKTLLANNLRPILLLVEGEEDPSRIIGMLLEYNVSGVIVTSDTPPQSICEECVTLGVPMVLVNKDQTDAMVDRVLLDNPRSGRIAAETLFNSGCRKLAVVTTVKPSYSLSVRVGAFTERCRSLGIETVERFSAPEQSYDGGRHAADLLMAAAEPADGVFCVSDYMAMGFLDQLRIAQKIAVPQQLKVISCDDIPQAGWPVYDLSSIRQDPEQLAELVVEVLLERIHNPELPAAVKVLDVSLTARNSTAK